The Pyrenophora tritici-repentis strain M4 chromosome 10, whole genome shotgun sequence genome contains a region encoding:
- a CDS encoding dimethylaniline monooxygenase, with translation MNFPSNRVAVIGAGISGIVAAAHLKKEGLHVTVFERSSAAGGICPCYVGLRNNVSTRLLETTLNRFPAGTEDYVTHKVLADYIQSTAVSTGVHDITQYDTNVRHVSKSGRSWSVETATLQTDTTGAVRWEISTQSFDAIVVASGHYHSPKVPTTPGLADWKRRWPNRVEHSKRYRRPENAHSKNYLLVGGSVSATDIARELGPYANKIFQSQRNGKFDLPASMLPDNAYRVDEVVSYNVPDVGKSTSLGPSEAIPATVTLKSGAKICDIHHVILCTGYHLTLPFLPQLHSDNILVDKADETMLVTDGTQFHNLHKDVFYINDPTLTFIGVPFFTATFSLFEFQAMVVAKVLSAQARLPSKEAMRREYNEKVKIKGHGKKFHSLRDQEADYVNELLAWVNSDLERAGKGRLSGHTEKWHAARADNLARMKALFTSTISEKRLEVTCL, from the exons ATGAATTTCCCCTCGAACCGCGTCGCTGTGATCGGCGCAGGTATCAGTGGTATTGTTGCTGCTGCGCACCTGAAGAAGGAAGGCCTTCATGTCACAGTCTTTGAGCGATCTAGTGCTGCAGGGGGCATATG TCCTTGCTATGTTGGTCTGAGGAACAACGTGAGCACACGTCTACTGGAAACCACGTTGAATCGATTCCCAGCTGGAACTGAGGATTATGTAACGCACAAAGTTTTGGCAGACTACATACAGAGCACCGCAGTTTCAACGGGGGTACATGATATAACACAGTACGATACCAACGTGAGGCATGTTTCGAAAAGTGGTAGATCATGGTCAGTCGAAACAGCAACACTGCAGACCGATACCACAGGTGCCGTCAGATGGGAGATCTCTACTCAG AGCTTTGATGCGATAGTAGTCGCTTCAGGCCACTACCACTCACCAAAAGTTCCTACCACCCCTGGACTGGCAGACTGGAAAAGAAGGTGGCCAAATAGGGTAGAACACTCTAAACGCTATCGAAGGCCTGAAAATGCGCATTCAAAG AACTACTTGCTCGTTGGTGGAAGCGTATCAGCAACGGACATCGCGCGCGAGCTCGGGCCATATGCAAACAAGATCTTCCAAAGTCAAAGAAATGGCAAATTTGACCTTCCCGCTAGCATGCTGCCTGACAACGCCTACCGGGTCGACGAGGTGGTATCATACAACGTGCCTGATGTGGGTAAATCAACGTCACTGGGCCCGTCCGAAGCGATCCCAGCTACCGTGACCCTAAAGTCGGGCGCGAAGATCTGCGACATTCATCATGTCATACTTTGTACGGGTTATCATCTTACTCTACCATTCTTGCCTCAGCTTCACTCGGACAATATACTAGTCGACAAAGCAGATGAGACAATGCTGGTGACGGATGGGACGCAGTTTCACAACCTACACAAGGATGTCTTCTACATCAACGATCCCACGCTTACCTTTATCGGCGTTCCTTTCTTCACGGCTACATTCAGCTTATTTGAGTTTCAAGCCATGGTGGTCGCCAAGGTACTCTCTGCTCAGGCGAGGCTTCCTAGCAAAGAGGCCATGCGGAGAGAATACAACGAGAAGGTGAAGATCAAGGGCCATGGGAAAAAATTTCATAGCCTAAGAGACCAAGAGGCAGACTACGTCAACGAGCTTCTAGCTTGGGTCAACTCTGACCTAGAGAGAGCAGGCAAAGGGAGGTTGAGCGGACACACAGAGAAATGGCATGCTGCACGAGCGGACAATTTGGCACGGATGAAAGCTTTAT